From Pseudorca crassidens isolate mPseCra1 chromosome 15, mPseCra1.hap1, whole genome shotgun sequence, one genomic window encodes:
- the C15H16orf89 gene encoding LOW QUALITY PROTEIN: UPF0764 protein C16orf89 homolog (The sequence of the model RefSeq protein was modified relative to this genomic sequence to represent the inferred CDS: inserted 1 base in 1 codon), with the protein MHTRSSPSEVRDSTQYSNSDKAGKQMYFHTWFWKLPHIWTRTRASMVYSTFEQQDSFSEEHSDLCLVQLLGTGTSSSQPCRLSGFCKTLMTRPGCSGYCLSHQLLFFLSARMTECTKGLFRQSQRYMNLFCANMMDLNWRAEAIGYAYPTRDLFIENITFCGISGFSKFYKLRWLEAILSWQKPQKGCFGKPAAEDEELPKAIQYQXLLRRVKRREKQFTDGCSSHNTAMAVAALGGFIYVLAELPPADGELRPPTPPPPSSH; encoded by the exons ATGCATACACGTAGTAGTCCCAGTGAAGTTCGGGACAGCACCCAGTACTCCAACAGTGACAAAGCAGGGAAACAGATGTACTTTCACA CCTGGTTTTGGAAACTCCCGCACATCTGGACCCGCACCAGGGCCTCCATGGTCTACTCCACGTTTGAGCAGCAGGACTCCTTCTCAGAGGAGCACAGTGACCTGTGCCTGGTGCAGCTGCTGGGAACCGG GACAAGCAGCAGCCAGCCCTGCAGGCTCTCCGGTTTCTGCAAGACCCTCATGACCAGGCCCGGCTGCTCTGGCTACTGTCTGTCTCACCAGCTGCTCTTCTTCCTCTCGGCCAGAATG ACGGAATGCACGAAGGGGCTGTTCCGCCAGAGCCAGCGCTACATGAACCTCTTCTGTGCCAACATGATGGACCTGAACTGGAGAGCTGAGGCCATCGGATACGCCTACCCCACCCGGGACCTCTTCATAGAAAACA TCACGTTCTGTGGAATCAGTGGCTTCTCCAAATTCTATAAACTCCGGTGGCTGGAGGCCATTCTCAGCTGGCAGAAGCCACAGAAAGGATGCTTTGGGAAGCCAG CTGCTGAAGATGAAGAATTACCCAAAGCCATTCAGTACC CTCTTTTGAGAAGAGTGAAGAGGCGAGAAAAACAATTTACAG ATGGCTGCTCTTCCCACAACACGGCCATGGCTGTCGCAGCCCTGGGCGGCTTCATCTACGTCCTGGCGGAACTCCCGCCAGCAGACGGAGAGCTGCGGCCgcccacaccaccaccacccagcagCCACTGA